The Prevotella sp. E2-28 genome includes the window AGAAGCCACGCAGGTTGTAACTCTTTACAATACCATTCAGCTCAGGATTCTCATCCTTCAGTCGCATCACGCTTGACCCAGTGAAAACAATCTTAAGACTAGGGTAGAGGTCGTAACATTTGCGAAGCTCCTGCGACCAGTCGTCCTGTTTAAAGACCTGATCAATGAGCAACACACGTCCGCCGCGATGATAGAACTCGCCTGCGAAATCGGCAATGCCACGTCCCTGAAAATAGAAGTTGTTCATGTTGATGTAAAGACACTGTTTGTCGTTTACATCAAATTTCTCTTTAGCGTATTGGAGAAGGAATGTTGTCTTTCCGATGCCTCTCGTACCCTTGATACCTATCATGCGGTCGCTCCAGTCTATTTCGTCCATAAGTGTACGACGAACTGGTGCATTCACATGCTCAACCAAGTATCTATGCGTTCTAAAGAAAGCTTCCATCCTACAGATTTGTTTTAAAACAGATGCAAAGGTACTACTTTTATTTCAAATTGCAAAGTAGAAATGGCAAAATCTTACAAAGCTATCAGTTTTTTCTGTAAAGATGTAAGTATTTTCACTTTTTTTTCGTTACCATATCCCAATATTACTATTTCAAGCAAACGCATAGCTATCGATAACCTGTTTTATAATTCTGAGATTCTCTGGATCATGTACCATCTGCATGTGGACGGAGCCAACGAAAGTGATAGGCATGTCAGGTTGCGATTCTTTCCAGTTTGCCTTGTTGACGGGGAAGTGAGCTATGGCTTCTTCACGGGTCTGACCTGGCGCATCTTCAAACTCAGTACACATGATGAGATGTGCAGGACCTGAATAATGGTGCTGAACGAAGGAACCAGAGAGCGTGTGCAAGACATGATTACGGAACTTGACTACTTCTTCTGAAATACCAGGCTCTACAACCATACCGCCCCAGTCGGCACCATACTTAGAACGACAGGCAAAGCCGTCAATAATGACTGCTGAAGGACGGGCAATCTTCTGAGTGTCGAGCTCTTCTGCCAAACGAAGCGCCATGTCTCCTCCCAAGCAAAGACCTGTGGTCACTATCGGCGTGGTGCGGTCTTTCAAGATGGGGCGAAGTATTCGTGCATACTCAGCCATCAGTGCATCCATATCTATGGGGAAGTCGGGACGAAGAGAATAGAATTCGCTGGCTGTCTCAACAACAAGAATGGTGTATTGATCCTTGAACACATGATGAAGGTTCATGTAGAAGGCTTCAAAGTAAGGTGTGCCAGAGCAAACGATGAGCAAGGGCTTATGACGATTGTCGGGTGTAGCGAAATAGATGACTCTGCCGTCAATCTGTTCCTGTGTCAGCGGTTCTTTGTTGGACTCCATGAATTCTGTCAGTTTGCGGATAGTCTTGCAATGATAGACATCAGCAGCATGTATCTGAAATCCGCGTGCCTGCATCTGACTGACATATTCAAGAATCTGGAGTGAGTTCATGCCAATTTCTTCCATCAGATTGGCATTGACATCAATAGACTCAGCTTCGATGCCAACAATCGTGGAGATAGTAAAACGACAACGGCGCTCCACTTCTAACAACTCTTCGTTGTTATCACTTCCTGCAGAACACAACTGTGGCTCTGGTAAGCGGGGGCGGTCTATCTTTCCGTTATGCGTCAAGGGGAAGTGGTCTGAGAAACTCCAATAGGCTGGTATCATATAAGTGGAGAGTTTGTCAGAAAGCCAGTCGCGTAAACAGGTAGCCGTCAGTTGACTATTCGCTGTTTCGATATGTGCCACTAACTGATTGGCATCGCCCATCTGGCGAACCTCAACGACACATTGCTGTACCTCGGGGTGAGAAAGAATGGAACTCTCAATATCAGCCAATTCGATGCGGTATCCACGCAGTTTGACTTGAAAGTCCTTTCGTCCCATGAAATAAAGTAATCCGTCAGCTTTACGGCAGACCATGTCGCCTGTAGCATAAAGTCGTGTATTGATGCCTTTCTCAAGGTCAGACGGACTGACGAAGGGATTGTTGATAAAACTCTTGTTGTTGAGTTCTGGACGGTTGTGATACCCCGTAGCCAACTGCAGTCCGCCAAGGTACAGCTCACCTACAACACCATCGGGTAAGAGATTCTGATCATCATCGAGCACATAGCAGGTGACGCCTGAAAGTGGTTTGCCGATGCAGTTTGAATCCTGTGTGGTATCATTTCCATAGGTGTGACTGGTGCTACATACGGTATTCTCTGTAGGACCATAGCCATTGATAAAACGGATGTTGCTATAGCGGGAGATAATCTCCTGACTTGGTGACTCACCGCCAACGAGGATGGTTTTTAGTGAAGTGGTTGCATCTTTGTGACAGGAATGAAGGAATGCCGGCGGGATGCAAGCCCACGTGATTTGCTCATCCTCCATCAGTTGGAACAGGCGTTCCGGGTCTTTCTTCAAAGACTCTGGAGCAGTTATCAGTGTGGCGCCAGTCAGCAGTGCACAGAAGATATCAATGACGGAAGCGTCGAAGATATAGGTTGAGAACTGGATGATACGATCGTCTGCCGTGGGACAATAGACACTAGGAGCACCTATCGTCACCATAGAAACCACGCTACTATGAGGTACGATAACTCCCTTTGGCTGTCCTGTTGTTCCTGATGTGTAAATCATATAGGCTGGAGTAGATGCCGTAATCTTTGGTTGTAGCGTATCTTCTATTTGTGCCTCTATCAAATCCTCTATGAGATAAATGCGGACTGATGGCACAAGGTCCTCGATATCTTTCTTTAGACTTTGAGTCGTTACAATTCGTTGCATCCCACTATCGGTCATAATATGACGTAAACGTTCCTTGGGATAGGAATCGTTGAGTGGTACATAGAAACAGCCAGCACGAACGATACCAAGAATGGTGGCCAGAGACTGAGAAGAACGTTCACAATAAATGCCTACAGCACCTTGTGGAAGTTCATCGGAAAGAAGTGACGCAGCCACACGGTGTGACGCCTCATCAAGTTGCTGATAGGTATAGCTGCAGTTTTCGTCTTTTAAGGCTAAATGATCTGGATGATGCGCTACCTGATGAAGGAATACATCAATGATGGTCTCTTTCGGTTTAGAGAGTGGAGAGATTGTATTCAATCTCACCTGTCTGTCATATTCAGACTTATCTACCATAGATGCCGACCTTACAGAATGCTTGTCATTATCCTCCACAAGGTTCTGTAGTAATGCCAGATAGCAACGGCTTAGTAATTCTACATCCTTTTTCTCGGCCATAGATTGACGATAAAGCCATCTGCATTGAAGATTCTTATCATCGTTATCAACAGTCAGCGTTAGTGGAGCCAACTGATAAGGCAGATTAACGCCTATACTTGTTTCATAGCGCATATTCTCTAATGTAAAATTGAAATACGGTAACTTCACAAGTGCATAAGGATGCGCCGTGGCTTCCCGTATATCTTTCATAGTATGATTGCAGAGTTGACTGAAGGTCATATCGAGCAGAGAGGAATCATACTTCAAAGGATAGGGATGAACAAAATAGCCCACCAAATCAAAATGAGTTGATGACGCACGTCCAGATGAAGGATAGCCTATCGTAAACTGTTGCTGTCTGGAAATTCGACTGCAAACCAGCATGAATGCTGATGAGAGGAATGAGAACAATGTGACATGATGTTGTGAACAGTAGTCATGAATAGCCTTTGACAAAGTTGGATTCATACTTGCAGCAACACATCCTGTCGTATAATCTGTGTTATCTGAATCAGTTTTGAAACCAGGTAAATTCAACTCTGGCACATCCTGCAGATATTGATCCCAATACTGTTTGCTATCTGTACCCAAAGCGCTCTGTTCCTTCTCGTTGGTATTAAAGACATAGTTGGCAAAATTATCTTTTACCGTTATCTCTTTCCCTTCATATAGTTTATAAAGCTGCTTGCTTAGTTCATCAAGCGACCAACCATCAGAGATGAGGTGATGTGTATAAACAGCAAACAGCCATCGTCCGTCGGCATCATGATAGAGCTCTACAAAATAAAGAGGTCCATGCATCAAGTCGAATGGATGTGACAGTCGTTCTGTAACAAGTTCCTTTATGGCATTTTCATCAGCAACGCTAAATTCAGGAATATCAGTTTGCTCTTTGAAGTCATTCACCTTCAGATAATGCTTTCCTTCACTATCCGTAAAGAATGTCATACGAAGGGCAGACTGTATCTGTACCAGTTTGTTCCATGCTGCTAAGAGTTTGTCCTTTTCCAGCGACAGTCCAAAAGGAATCAGTTCTACCAGATTATAGGCCAGTGATGCCTGCTGACTGAGTTGGCAATGTACAAAGACATTCTGAAGATAGTAGGATAGGGGAACAGTCTGTAGGTCTGTATCCTCAGATGTTGACGTCGATATATTCTCTCCTTGTACGGCAGAACTAACAAATAATGCTATTTGACGTAGTTTCAAATGAGAATATACATCATCTATCGTTATCTGAATATTGAATTGCTGTCGCAACTGTTCCGTCATCAAGATGACAGAGATGGAGTCACCACCAACTCCAATGAAATCACTATCAGAATCGAATGGTGTGGCATCGCCTAAAATATGATGCCATATAGCGGCAATCTCACGTTCAACATCTCCAGAGATTTCATCTTGCAGATGCTCAGTAGGCATCATAGCAGCTAACGCATGGAAATCGGTCTTGCCATTTATGTTCTTTGGTATTGTAGACACTTCAATGATACGGGAGGGTATCATGTAAGGGGGTAGTTTTCCCTTCAGTTCTTCACGTACTTGCACAGGATTTATCGGACTGACCGCAGCCTTCACGAAAGCACGCAAATACTTCTGCTCTCCTTGTGTAACAGCCTCTACAGCAGCAGATTCAACAGATTCGCATTTCTCCAAGGCAGTCTTTACTTCGCCTAACTCAATACGGAAGCCACGAATTTTTACCTGACTGTCCTTTCGTCCGCAGTAGATAATATGTCCGTCTGGCTGCTGATATACCATGTCGCCACTGGCATAAAGAATGGGAGCTGATGGAGCTTGGCTGACGAATGGGTTCGCAATAAATTTCTGCTTGTTTAGTTCCTCATTATTCAGATAACCACCCGACAATTGAATGCCACCGATATACAATTCACCTTTGGTGCCCTGTGGAACTTGATGCAGATGCTCATCCAAAATATAACAGGTTACCCCTTGAAACGGTTTACCTAAATCATTGGCAGAGCTTTCAGGCGTCATGATGCCTGCCACCGTGACTACCGTTGTCTCTGTAGGACCATAGGCATTAATCACCTTACATGCCTTCTGCCATTTGCGAATCAGAGGCTCAGGACATGATTCACCTGCAACAGTCAGGTACTTCAAGTGAGGGTATTTCTTAAAAGGAACGACAGACAGATGGGTAGGAGTGATACTGAACGTAGTGACGGGCTGGTGTTCCAGCAGTTCAGCTATCAATTGTGGATTATTCCTCTCCTGTTCGCTGAGGAAATACACAGGAGTTCCTGTCATCAACGGACAGAATATTTCCCAGATGGAATAGTCGAATACGATACTGGCAAGACTCGTTTCCAGCGTATTCTCTTCAGAAGGAATTAATTGCAGACGTGCTTCTATGAGATTTTGTACGCCAGCCTGTGTAATGGGTGAACCTTTTGGCCTGCCTGTTGTGCCTGAAGTATAGATAACGTAAGCGTAGGTATTCGGTTCTGCGCATATCGAGGTAGGATGAACATCGTTCAATACAGACTCATTGATAGTCATCCAATGTGTCAGGGGATAATCTGCTGTTGGTGCAACGCAATCAGTTAGTATCAATTGCAGCTTACAGTCATCAAGAATATAGTCAATACGTTCTGACGAGAATTTCGGGTCCATCGGAACATAGGCGAAGCCTGCTTTCCAGATGCCGAGCATCATTGGAATAGTATATAAGGTACGCGAAGAATAAAGACCTATGAAAGGACATTCCTTGGGGGAAAGTCCGCAATCAATTATCAGTTGTGCTATTTTATCTGATATTAGGTCCAACTCATGGTATGTGGCACTCTGATTTCCGAATTTAAGGGCTATGTCAGATGAATGTTGTTCTACTATTCTTTTGAAGAGGTTATTCATGTCTAAAGAGTATATTTGATAGAAGCCAGCAATGTACGTCCTGGGTTATACCACGGCATAATAATTAGCGTAGCACCAGAAATATATGTTTTCTTATCGAAAATGTTCTCACAATCCAATTGCAAACTCATGTGCTTACCAAACTGATAACGTGCTCCCAAGTCAATAACGGTATTGTCTGAATACTTCGTGTCTTCAAGTGTAGGATCTGGTGACTGGATATAGAACTTGCTACCGAATTTCACATTTGATGTCAGCCAAAGATGTTGATTATTTTTTCCTAATACATCATACATCAGTTGTACATTACTAATAAAATCAGGTACCGAATAAATATGATGCCCCTTGACTGGATAGTCCTTTGCACTCAAAATGCGGGTGTGACTGGCTGTAAAGTTTGCCTTCAGTCGCTTACCGTTATAATGTAAGGCACATTCAGCACCAATCGTTTCCAGTTTACCAGAATTTCTATACTTGTCATCCTCGAGACCAGCAGAAGGAATGGAATAAATAATATCGGAGAATCTATTGTAGAATAGATTGACATCGTATGTAAGGTTTTTAAGTAAGATGTCCCCCATTACGTTAAACTGAACAGCATTCAGGTACTCAGGTTTCAAGTCAATACTGCCTTTATAGGTATTATCCATATTCAAACGATAGAAATAAGGTGCATCTACAAATGAACGTGAATAAGACAGTTTCATGCTCAGCGCTCTGGATGACGTATAGATAAATGCCACACGTGGAGAGAAAGCATTAATTCGAACACCGTTAGCGCGATATTTACTATCGAATCGTGTACCCGCATTCAAAATAAGTTTTGGAGTGAAATAATGTTTGTCTTGTACAAAGAACGAGATATTATTCTCACGTCCCGTCTTAATCGTATTATTCTTTTCAGAAAAGAACAGCATGATGTCGTCGAAATTTACGCCCACCATTCCATATGTATCATACAGGGAGAAATACTCGTATTGCATACCGGCCAGAAGGTTACCTTTCATCTTTCCCAAGGTGTAATTATAGTCCCCTCTAAGTGATGCACCGATAGTCATCTCTTTCCAATCATAAATCTGGTATGCGCCAATATAAGTTATTTTAATAGGATTGCCTTGCTCATCCTTCGCAGGAGTACCATCATCATTGAACTCTTCATATTCCATGAAGTCTGAAGCTGCACTATAATCATTAATGTCATACCAGTCACCATATACGGAGGCATTCAGCGAGAAATTTCCCAGTTTTTTGCTGTAACTCAAGTCTGCATGGTTCTCATCAACACAATAGCCAGGCTTTTGTCCGTCGAACCACCGATAGGTATCATAATCATAAAGGTGAGACAGCACAGAATACTGTTGCGTTTTTTTGCCACTCTTACTCGAGAACATCAGACTGAAATCATTCAATTTTATGTTGACACCTACATCGTAGGAAGGCTTTTCTGCGTATTTGTTGATATGGGCATAACCTCCGTATGATGAAGGCACCCCCGCAATTCTATAAATGTCTAACGACTGATCCAATTCTGGAGACAGATAACGGTCTTCACCATCAGAACTATACAGGGAAGCCCAGGCAAAGACATCACAATTCATGAAATGCGTTCCTGCTTGGAAGTCTGCTTTGTGCGTATTCAGAGAACCATAGCCATACTGAGCTGTCAGTCCATTAACGCTGGTACCATCCTTTGTAATGATATTAACCACAGCAGTAAGAGCCACGTTGCCGTAAAGAGAAGATGCAGGCCCACGAAGCACCTCAATATGATCAATCTTCTGCGTATTGATAGCATAGTCAGTACGTCCCAGGTTGGTGGAACGGGCATTCAAACGATGACCATTCTCCATGATAAGGATATTCTCCTGACTGGCCGTATAGGCACCATGCATGGCAATATTGTCAAGATTAGCCGAAGCTACCTCTGATACACCCGGAATATATGCAGCCAGGATTTGATTGAGGTTCTTGTTATAGCCCAGCATCTCAATCATCTCGGATGTAATAATCGTTACGGGCACAGGAGCCTCACTAATTTTCTCAGCCTGACTGGAAGCCGTTGTCACAGTCGTTGAACGTCCCGTCTTCAGTCTGCTTATCATATCCTCGAAACGCACTGGGTCTTGCACCGAAGTGTAGTAGGGGTTTTCTTGAATCAACAGCGACGTATAGCTTTCTGCCAAAGCAATACTGTCTTGAGCCAGATAGCATAGCGAAAGCAAACGATAGGCATTCTGCTTCAGGTTGCCATTGAAATACTTCAGGTTGCTCTTCAGTAGTTGGGTGGCTTGTTCCAACCGACCTATCTGATATTCCTTTTCTGCCTGATCATAGATCTGTCGAGCTGACCCGACATCCTGTGCCGAACCGGAAAGGGGCATTTGAAAACAAAGTATTGCTATGATGATAAGAACTTTCTGTCTCATGCTTTCTTAATAGGTAATACAAAGGTAAAGCAGGTGCCTTGTCCTTCATTGGAATCAAAGGACAACTGGCCCCCATGCTTGTTTTCTATGATATCACGTGTGATGCCCATGCCAAGACCAGTACCTTGACCAACGGGCTTCGTGGTGAAGAAATTCTCGTAAAGATGCTCCTTCACCTCGTCGCTCATACCTGTTCCGTTATCTTTAATCTGAATAATCAGTTCATCGGCAGCCGAAACCACCACCTCTATCGTAGGCTGATAGTCGGCACCTTCCTGCTGACTGCGCTGCTTCACAGCGTAGCAGGCATTGCTCATCACATTAAGCACCGCGCGACTCAAATCCTGCGGAATCACCATCATTTGGGGAATACCTTCCTGATAATTCTCCTTGATGCTGATGTTGAAACTCTTGTCATTGGCACGCATAGCATGATAAGCCAACCATACGTACTCTTTCACCAGATGGCAGACGTCCGTAGGCAGGAACTCGTTCTCTTTGCCTCTTGACATCAACAGGATACCACGGATGATGCTGATAGCCCGCTCACCATGTTCCACGATCTTCGCCATATTCTCTTTCAAGTCAGCCACGATGTCCTCTACCTCCTCACGATCGTTTTCAGGCAACTTATCCTCGTTGTCCTCCACGATTTCCGTCAGGTCGTTCAATAACTTGTCAGACATCTTGCTGAAGTTGATGACGAAGTTCAGCGGGTTCTGTATCTCATGGGCAATACCTGCGCTGAGCAGTCCCAGCGATGCCAGTTTCTCCTGTTCTTTCAACTTCTGTTGCAGGTCTTCCATTTGCTTCTCCATAGTCGTATCAGTTTTGACTTATTGGTAATGTGATTGTAAATTCCGTATAGACATCCTTCTCTGACTTCACGCTGATATCGCCACTGTGGTTCTGGATAATCTCACGGCTCAGGTACAAGCCTACGCCAGCAGCTTCGCCAGTAGGTTTCGTCGTGAAGAAGGGGTCGAATACCTTATTAATAATGGTATCTTCAATGCCAATACCGTTATCGCGAATGGCGATGGTAAGATGGTCGGCAGTGGTATCGACGCTTAGTGTAATCTCTGGGTCGTACTTCTCGCGCTGAGCTTTCTTCACGACCGCATAGACAGCATTACCCAGCATGCTCATCAGCGTCATGCTCAACTGCTCTGGATTACCATTGATAGAAATGCTCTCCTGCGGAATGTTGAAGTTGACCTTGATGCTGTACTCTTTTATCTTCTCAGCAAAGTAGCTATTAGTCATTTCCTTATCCTGATTCAGCACAGGCACTAAGTCCATAGGTTTGATACCACCGCTACGGTCTTTCAGCATCTCTTCCATAGCCTTTAGGATGCGCGTATTATTCTGTCCGTGTTCACTCACTTTCTGCAGGTTACCTATCAGCATATCGAGCACATCCATCGTATCCTCGTAGTTGTCCTCGCTCATGTTATCTTTCTCGTCCTCAATGTTGGCTTTAATATCCTTTGCCAGTCCTTCTGAGAGCTTTGCGAAGTTATTGATATAGTTCAGCGGGTTCAAGATACGGTCAATGAGTCCTTGTGTCAACTTACCTGCAGTGGCCATCTTCTCTTGACGAATCAACTCGTTCTGCGCCTGAGCCAGGTCATTGAGTGCCGTTTGCAGACTCTTAGACTTCTCCTCAATCTCGTCTTTCTGTTTCACCACCTCGGCAGTACGTTCCTGCACGATGTTTTCCAGTCGCTGCTTTTCCTTCTCCAACTGGCGGACATGGCGCTTGGCAAATGCATAGAGCAAGAAGACGAAGAGTAAGAAATATGAAATGAGCATATACCAGCGCTGGTAGAACGGGAATTGTATGGTAAACTTCAGTTGTTCCGTCTGAGTGATATTACCATAAGCATCCATTGCCTGCACCTCGAAGGTATGGCTGCCATAATTCAAGCTGGTGAATTTCACCTCCTGTTCGTCATCCCATGCCGACCAAGGTTGGTTGTCCTGTCTGTAGCGATAGAGGGTTTTCTTGATAAGGATGGTATTATCGAGGCCGAAGGTGAACTCCAGGTTACGCTCATCGCTCGACAATTTGAAATTCTTTGGCATCTCGCCATATCCACCCCACAGGATGCTGTCGCCATTCAGCTTCACGGTACGGATAAACAGTTTCGGCTGACTCTCCAGAATGGGGTCGGTGAAATTGCTTCTGTAGGTAATCAGACCGAAGTCGCCACCCATGATGAGCCTGTCGTCCATAAGCAGCATATCGCGTACATTATACTCGCTGATAGCATTCAGTTGCTTTTCATACGTCTTCTGTCTGTTGCCATCCTTAATACAGTAAAGTCCGCGTCCGTCGCTATTCGTCAGCCAAGTTGTTCCCGTCTTGTCCTTATAAGCCATCTGAGGGTAGGGTATAGGCTCTGTCTGATTCGCGCTGATGGTAAGCAGTCCCTTGTCCGTAGGCACTATCATGCCTGGCACCGTCTTATCCCCTTCCAGTATAACCTGATGGAAGTCTTTCTCCGCAGCCTTCTTACACCAGATGATGCCGTATAGGTTCTGGAGCCACATTGCCCCCTTCTCATCCATATAGATTTGCGTCACACGCTCCAAGTCGGCAATCTTCTTCCTGCTGCCGTTATCGCCGTTCAGGTACACACCATCGGGCTCACCCGTATAGAATCCCCCCTGCGCCTCCTTCACCGACATGGTGTTCTGGTTGTTCAGACGCTTAGCGTTGTTCTTATTGTTCACCAAGTAGAGACCGTTGCTTGTTGCCACGAGCAAGCCTTTCTTCGTGGTAATCATCTGCCAGCATTGATGCGACATATTGGCTACGGGGTGGAAGAACTTGTCTTCCATGTAGAACAAGCCATTGGTAGTTCCCGCGTAGAGCGTTCCCTCATGATAGAGGATTGACAAGGCCTCACCACGCAGACCCTCCTGTGCAGTAGAGTGGGTGTAGGTTGTAGGCACGGCAATGCAGAACAAACCATTGTTGGTGGCACCCCATAGGATACCCTTGCCGTTATAGGCCAACTTATTGATGGCATTCGAGCAAAGTCCGTTGTCCTCTGTGATGAAATATGCCGTCATGCCATTACTGAGAAACTCCACGCCATTCGCCTCTGTGGCCTTTGCCTTCAGCCCGAATCCGAGGTCAACCAGTTCGTTGCTTGGAGCCGTGTTCAGTATGTTCTGTTGGGCTTCCTTGATTTCCCCTTTGTCCAGGGTATATACATTTCCATCCTCCAGTTGGAAGACCATCTGCTTTCCGTTTTCCCATATTTGGGAAATGACGCCCTGAAAACTACCTTTCTCTACGGCATTATTCAGGATCAAGTCGCCCCTCTCATTACCCTTGATGAAGCCCAGATAATTATAGCCACCTGCCCAGATGGTACCTTTCGCATCACGGTACAGGGTCGTTATTCGGGTGATGTTCGGCGTGTGGATGATGCGCCATTCCGCCTGATCGTAATACAGCAGTCCCTCGAAGTTTGCCACATACACAAATCCCTTGTCATCCGTGGTGATGTCGAAGTTACGGTTATGCGCCTGATACTCATTGGCGCTGAAGTTACGCAGGAAGGGAAGTCCCTGTGCAAAGCACGTGATGAGTGATAAATGAAGGGCGATAAGTAGTAGCAGTCGTTTATTCATTTCTCACCTCCTTTCACGTTATTGATAAACATCTGGTAAGAAGCACTCTTGCCGATGTAGTTGTTCCATTGCTCTTCCGTGAGCAGATGCCCTTTCAGTCGGTCCACCATCAAATCAACTGATACCAGCGTCTCCGTGAGGTTACCGTTGTTATCGCCCGACCATAGGTGCGTCTTCTTATTGTCAATGTTGAAGTACCTGATCCATCCGTCCGACTCATCCGACTGGAACAGTTGTATAGGTTCTACCTTCTCATTCTCGTAAAGCCAGAGGTGCATCTTGCCGTCATAGCTCGACGAATAAAGCTGGTTACCGTTCACCTTCAAACGGGTGACGCGTGAGCGATGCCCCAGTAGTTCCTTCACCTTGCCATTCTTCTCCTCCACGTAAATCTTTCCGTCGCTGGTGCCGTAGGTGTTGATGCCCTTGTTGTCAGAACGGGCAAAGGCTGTCACGATACCCTTCACGGCATTGGGCTTGCGCCTGCTTTCCATCTTGTTCACACTCACAATCTCGTGCGTGTTGCCCTGCTCGTCAAAGATATACGGATGCTTGTTGATACGTCCAGAGGCCGTTATCTTGGCATTGAAATGTAAGGCGCCCTGCTGCTCGTAGGTCTTGGTATTCATAAACACCACACTACGTTCACCTACCACCACCAGTATGTCGTCACCAAACATATCCAATGCCTTGGGGTGACTGATGTCCGTCAGCATGATTGACTCAGCCTTGCCGTTTGCAGGGATGACAACCAACTGCCCCGTGTAACTTGCGGCGAAGATGGTGCCAGCAGGGTCAACATACACACTACGGAAATCATAATTGCTGTTAGCGAAGAGACTCTTCGTCTTCAACTTCTCATCCTGATTCACATGACGGAAAATCTCGCCATAGCTGCTCACGGTGACCAGTTCGTTATTGGTATTGGGGA containing:
- a CDS encoding HAMP domain-containing sensor histidine kinase; this encodes MNKRLLLLIALHLSLITCFAQGLPFLRNFSANEYQAHNRNFDITTDDKGFVYVANFEGLLYYDQAEWRIIHTPNITRITTLYRDAKGTIWAGGYNYLGFIKGNERGDLILNNAVEKGSFQGVISQIWENGKQMVFQLEDGNVYTLDKGEIKEAQQNILNTAPSNELVDLGFGLKAKATEANGVEFLSNGMTAYFITEDNGLCSNAINKLAYNGKGILWGATNNGLFCIAVPTTYTHSTAQEGLRGEALSILYHEGTLYAGTTNGLFYMEDKFFHPVANMSHQCWQMITTKKGLLVATSNGLYLVNNKNNAKRLNNQNTMSVKEAQGGFYTGEPDGVYLNGDNGSRKKIADLERVTQIYMDEKGAMWLQNLYGIIWCKKAAEKDFHQVILEGDKTVPGMIVPTDKGLLTISANQTEPIPYPQMAYKDKTGTTWLTNSDGRGLYCIKDGNRQKTYEKQLNAISEYNVRDMLLMDDRLIMGGDFGLITYRSNFTDPILESQPKLFIRTVKLNGDSILWGGYGEMPKNFKLSSDERNLEFTFGLDNTILIKKTLYRYRQDNQPWSAWDDEQEVKFTSLNYGSHTFEVQAMDAYGNITQTEQLKFTIQFPFYQRWYMLISYFLLFVFLLYAFAKRHVRQLEKEKQRLENIVQERTAEVVKQKDEIEEKSKSLQTALNDLAQAQNELIRQEKMATAGKLTQGLIDRILNPLNYINNFAKLSEGLAKDIKANIEDEKDNMSEDNYEDTMDVLDMLIGNLQKVSEHGQNNTRILKAMEEMLKDRSGGIKPMDLVPVLNQDKEMTNSYFAEKIKEYSIKVNFNIPQESISINGNPEQLSMTLMSMLGNAVYAVVKKAQREKYDPEITLSVDTTADHLTIAIRDNGIGIEDTIINKVFDPFFTTKPTGEAAGVGLYLSREIIQNHSGDISVKSEKDVYTEFTITLPISQN